The Podospora pseudocomata strain CBS 415.72m chromosome 1 map unlocalized CBS415.72m_1, whole genome shotgun sequence genome has a segment encoding these proteins:
- a CDS encoding uncharacterized protein (EggNog:ENOG503P2FW; CAZy:CE5; COG:G) gives MQFLTTVLALAGAVAALPVEQKTEIVEARQLFGSDTKNELINGGACPPVIFIYARGSTERGNLGTLGPSVGDALKDRFGSANVWVQGVGGAYTADLLDNALPDGTTRAAIAEMKGLLTLAHTKCPSAKVVAGGYSQGAALAAASISTSTAAIREQIKGVVLFGYTKNLQNLGRIPDYPRERTEVYCATGDLVCTGTLIVTAAHLTYGDEARNEAPRFLIARINAS, from the exons ATGCAGTTCCTCACCACCGTTCTCGCCCTTGCCggcgctgttgctgctcttcccGTCGAGCAAAAGACCGAGATTGTCGAGGCCCGCCAGCTCTTTGGTTCCGACACCAAGAACGAGCTGATCAACGGAGGTGCTTGCCCTCCTGTCATCTTCATCTACGCTCGTGGCTCCACTGAGAGGGGCAACCTG GGAACTCTCGGCCCCTCGGTCGGCGATGCTCTGAAGGACCGCTTTGGGTCGGCCAATGTCTGGGTTCAGGGTGTTGGCGGTGCCTACACGGCTGATCTCCTGGACAACGCCCTCCCCGATGGCACTACCCGCGCGGCTATTGCTGAGATGAAGGGCCTCCTCACCTTGGCTCACACCAAGTGCCCCTCGGCCaaggttgttgctggtggttaCAG CCAAGGTGCGGCTCTGGCAGCCGCCTCgatcagcaccagcaccgctgCCATTCGCGAGCAGATCAAGGGcgtcgtcctcttcggctACACCAAGAACCTCCAGAACCTGGGCCGCATTCCCGACTACCCCCGCGAGCGCACCGAGGTTTACTGCGCCACTGGCGACTTGGTCTGCACCGGTACTTTGATCGTCACTGCTGCCCATCTTACCTATGGTGATGAGGCCCGCAACGAGGCTCCCAGATTCCTCATTGCTCGCATCAACGCTAGCTGA
- a CDS encoding uncharacterized protein (EggNog:ENOG503Q4WF; COG:S): protein MATKPTIVTEVNVLVDPEDANIDIVAIPGLGANPVKSWMWDEKDEKSFNWLKDKEGIKKDFPQARIMLYHYASAYQGTFKVRQYMSNIADTMLVSLKQRREEPKECRRRPIVLIGHSMGGLVAAKVLTLAEQRRDKFPDVYEGIVGILTFGTPFGGAPVADIATEWTKLNEHTGKAITSKLLDLLTPGNENLRELKHDFVRSAMKLGQKVDLHCFWEQNETRWDKVMEKLAPTDFPISTLEKLKLREYREFVGRESATLPGASETGLTRTHRDLVRFESCKDSQYQLVRAALKSIVHSAARNAKGRFNCMRQFSIKPETHKAVIDALDGADVQRKFRSLSQRLASDSWILSEPEFQDWMDSKSKTDDFLWIYGGEGKGKTPAATAVVKSVESTICKEEMESSDRAPALLAYFFCDQVPDFCTAEDVVKSLLRQLCLQQDTLANYAKQFISRAPSEHGGSNGSNNSTALGIENLCQSLRDMLTESTIGTVYFVICNLHELPEEEDSTKKLLSFVQSLIDSPQLQADKRVRTKWLFATRDRISIRRVLGSSDVVRQINLNDSEKYGDKVKLELQRHAWSKVDGLREQKGYNKAITYFAGSVIGNRAESTKWIDVAIVQLAALPAESNDIKVRKMLERVPQDFATLLDHAWRSILRPNEEGLDAIKELLRALVLTYEDPTESELLVLTGLPAGEAKHKEELFKTIQKCRPLLTLRKSGDEARIGFVNADVKKHLHKNSNKLLDLPEDAIQLQHGILALRCFSHIMDNLTAALQSTIVAKSPTSSQSQQTQHQPVAMQGPVTAAGPGVSGAPDIGDDTEDEEIEFDFDDDESTDLDSTAQAPDTPQQAPILPYATRYWLQHASEATRDIAERLSLEKAFWEPNSEIRHLWLTEFGRLTGAFDGLVVDKRLKALHVAASVGFPRLVASLLKAGYDKEVNEYDTYDNAPLHLAALFGKADIIEQLLEVKSVKLDDAGKNSSACTPLSMAAARGKILVMKKLISKGANVNSVDVDIGPVINAAILSGNSDAVKLLIEHEAKLNYPEHEHEASDWPPPLALSALFSDLSMFQTILDAGNEVLSEEEYSKALVLASRSGRVEIVSLLFENEHGQDTFQKSLQAALEEENWDVTKLLLRHSQDILDCNDVFEKASTSVESLEDVLDEIWRHRQGQINQEILNRCLYMATDNEKENTVKALLRMGADPNAEGALFGNALTAAANDGVTTDDGNVPIVQALLEAGATVTSDSGWALQAAAEQGHLAAVKLLLDYGADINHFSVQHSSGTALQAACDCGHEEVVEYLLSKGADPNKGGGRYEYPIIVASMQPKILPHLLAAPGIELNVVGGPGHGSPLVYAAASLPAEYIVQLIQAGADVNMVDLDGDTPLMAAALVGDYECVKLLLEHGADIMTISPNRGTALEVALEEGHDECIKLLANRAVFIQKQLQISAEREEGLALEIIEQERENRLYLHQQQQQQQQQQQQQQQQQQQQQQQQRQQQQRIGSDFGQQEPELEDQIGRLRLHDDDHDVDVDSLSQGGDGNPHPTTGEEEDSYQQGSW from the exons ATGgccaccaaaccaacaatcGTCACAGAGGTCAACGTTCTTGTTGACCCTGAAGATGCCAACATAGA CATCGTGGCAATCCCAGGCCTTGGTGCCAACCCAGTTAAGAGCTGGATGTGGGACGAGAAGGACGAAAAAAGCTTCAACTGGCTGAAGGATAAAGAGGGTATCAAAAAGGACTTTCCACAGGCCCGCATCATGCTCTACCACTACGCCTCGGCCTATCAGGGTACCTTCAAGGTTAGGCAATACATGAGCAATATTGCAGATACCATGCTTGTCAGCCTGAAGCAGCGGAGAGAA GAGCCCAAGGAATGCCGCCGTCGGCCAATCGTGTTGATTGGGCACAGCATGGGAGGTCTTGTGGCGGCCAAGGTTTTGACATTGGCCGAACAGCGCCGCGACAAATTTCCCGATGTGTACGAGGGAATTGTGGGAATCTTGACATTCGGTACACCTTTCGGTGGTGCTCCAGTTGCGGACATTGCCACAGAATGGACCAAGCTCAACGAGCACACAGGCAAGGCCATCACATCCAAGCTTCTTGACCTGCTGACGCCAGGGAACGAAAATTTGCGCGAGTTGAAGCATGATTTCGTACGATCTGCCATGAAGCTTGGCCAGAAAGTCGACCTCCATTGCTTCTGGGAGCAGAACGAGACACGCTGGGACAaggtgatggagaagttGGCTCCTACTGACTTCCCTATCTCAACcctggagaagctcaagctcagA GAATATCGGGAGTTCGTAGGCAGAGAGTCGGCCACTCTGCCTGGAGCATCCGAGACCGGGCTGACACGCACACACAGGGATCTTGTCCGTTTTGAAAGCTGCAAAGACTCACAGTACCAATTGGTGCGAGCAGCCTTGAAGAGTATTGTTCATAGCGCAGCGCGCAACGCCAAAGGTCGTTTCAACTGTATGCGCCAATTCAGCATCAAACCGGAAACACACAAAGCCGTGATTGATGCCCTCGACGGCGCTGACGTGCAAAGGAAGTTCAGATCACTCTCGCAGCGGCTCGCTTCTGACTCATGGATCCTCTCAGAGCCGGAATTTCAGGATTGGATGGATAGCAAGAGCAAAACCGACGACTTTCTCTGGATAtacggtggggaggggaaagggaaaacgCCTGCTGCCACAGCCGTGGTCAAAAGCGTCGAGTCGACAATTtgcaaggaggagatggaatCCTCGGACCGGGCTCCAGCTTTGTTGGCATACTTCTTTTGCGATCAAGTCCCGGACTTCTGCACGGCCGAGGATGTGGTCAAATCTCTGCTCCGGCAACTCTGCCTTCAACAAGATACTCTTGCCAATTATGCCAAACAGTTCATCTCCAGGGCCCCGAGCGAACATGGcggcagcaacggcagcaacaacagcaccgcGCTCGGCATCGAGAACCTCTGCCAGAGCCTGCGAGACATGCTCACCGAGAGCACTATTGGAACTGTGTACTTCGTCATCTGCAACCTCCACGAGCTcccagaggaggaggactcaaccaagaagctcTTATCCTTCGTGCAGTCGCTCATTGATTCACCTCAGCTCCAAGCTGACAAGCGCGTACGTACCAAGTGGCTATTCGCAACCAGGGACAGGATATCCATTCGAAGAGTGCTTGGATCAAGCGATGTGGTTCGCCAGATCAATCTCAACGATTCAGAAAAGTACGGAGACAAAGTTAAACTCGAGCTGCAGCGACATGCCTGGAGCAAGGTCGACGGTCTGCGTGAGCAGAAAGGCTACAACAAGGCAATCACCTACTTCGCCGGCAGTGTTATTGGGAACCGTGCCGAGAGCACCAAGTGGATTGACGTGGCGATTGTGCAGCTAGCAGCGCTTCCGGCCGAGTCTAATGATATCAAGGTCCGGAAGATGCTAGAGCGTGTGCCGCAAGACTTTGCGACACTTTTGGATCATGCCTGGCGATCG ATACTCAGACCAAACGAGGAAGGCCTCGATGCCATCAAGGAGCTCCTCCGCGCCCTTGTATTGACATACGAAGACCCCACGGAGAGTGAGCTGTTAGTGCTTACCGGACTGCCAGCTGGTGAAGCAAAACATAAGGAGGAACTTTTCAAGACGATACAAAAGTGCAGACCCTTACTCACGCTTCGAAAATCCGGTGACGAGGCTCGGATCGGCTTCGTCAACGCCGATGTCAAAAAGCACCTCCACAAGAACTCCAACAAGCTTCTCGATCTTCCCGAGGATGCCATTCAGCTCCAGCACGGAATTCTTGCCCTGCGATGCTTTTCGCATATCATGGATAACTTGACTGCAGCACTTCAGTCCACAATAGTTGCCAAGTCTCCTACGTCCAGCCAGAGTCAACAGActcaacaccagccagttGCCATGCAAGGTCCCGTCACTGCTGCCGGTCCTGGTGTGTCCGGGGCTCCTGATATCGGTGATGATactgaagatgaagagatCGAGTTCGAtttcgacgatgacgagagtACCGACTTGGACTCAACTGCCCAAGCACCGGATACACCTCAGCAAGCACCAATTCTGCCGTATGCAACGAGATATTGGCTACAGCATGCGAGTGAGGCCACCAGAGATATCGCGGAAAGGCTCAGCTTGGAAAAGGCATTCTGGGAGCCAAACTCGGAGATTCGCCACTTGTGGCTGACGGAGTTTGGGAGGCTTACAGGCGCCTTTGACGGCTTGGTCGTCGATAAGCGCCTGAAAGCACTACATGTGGCCGCATCGGTTGGGTTTCCTCGACTGGTCGCGTCGTTGCTCAAGGCAGGGTATGATAAGGAAGTGAACGAATACGATACGTATGACAACGCACCC CTCCACCTGGCTGCCCTCTTCGGCAAGGCAGATATCATCGAGCAGTTGCTTGAGGTCAAGAGTGTCAAACTCGATGACGCCGGCAAAAACAGTTCAGCATGTACCCCTCTTTCGATGGCCGCCGCGCGCGGCAAGATTCTCGTGATGAAGAAGCTCATCAGTAAAGGGGCCAATGTCAATTCAGTCGATGTTGACATAGGTCCAGTCATCAACGCGGCTATTCTGTCCGGCAACAGCGATGCGGTAAAGCTGCTGATCGAACACGAAGCCAAACTGAACTACCCAGAGCATGAACACGAGGCCTCGGACTGGCCGCCGCCTCTTGCGCTCTCAGCCCTGTTTTCGGACCTGTCCATGTTCCAAACCATTTTAGACGCCGGGAACGAGGTTCTgagtgaggaggagtatAGCAAGGCTCTCGTCCTCGCATCCAGATCCGGCCGTGTCGAGATTGTGTCTTTATTGTTCGAAAACGAGCATGGCCAGGACACCTTTCAGAAATCCCTCCAGGCCGCTCTCGAGGAAGAAAACTGGGATGTCACCAAGCTTCTTTTGCGCCACTCGCAAGATATTCTGGACTGCAACGACGTCTTTGAGAAAGCCTCAACAAGCGTCGAAAGCCTCGAAGACGTGCTAGATGAAATATGGAGGCATAGGCAAGGCCAGATCAACCAGGAAATCCTCAACAGATGCCTATATATGGCCACCGATAACGAGAAGGAGAATACCGTCAAGGCTCTTTTGAGGATGGGTGCTGATCCAAACGCGGAAGGCGCTTT ATTTGGCAATGCGCTCACTGCTGCTGCAAATGACGGAGTCACCACGGATGATGGAAACGTGCCTATTGTGCAAGCCCTTCTCGAGGCCGGTGCTACTGTCACATCTGATTCCGGCTGGGCTCTTCAAGCCGCGGCCGAGCAAGGCCATCTAGCCGCTGTCAAGCTGCTCCTTGACTACGGAGCCGACATCAACCATTTCAGCGTCCAACACTCATCCGGCACCGCTCTTCAAGCAGCATGTGACTGCGGGCACGAAGAAGTCGTGGAGTATCTGCTCAGCAAAGGCGCAGACCCAAACAAAGGCGGCGGGCGATACGAGTATCCGATCATCGTGGCATCGATGCAGCCCAAAATTCTGCCTCATCTTCTCGCCGCTCCGGGAATCGAACTCAATGTGGTTGGTGGACCAGGCCACGGGAGCCCGCTTGTTTACGCCGCAGCCTCGCTACCTGCCGAGTACATTGTACAGCTCATCCAGGCGGGTGCAGATGTAAACATGGTTGATTTAGATGGTGATACACCTCTCATGGCTGCGGCGCTTGTGGGTGACTATGAATGTgtgaagctgctgctggagcatGGGGCGGACATCATGACCATAAGCCCCAACAGGGGCACCGCTCTAGAAGTGGCGCTGGAAGAGGGGCACGATGAGTGCATAAAGCTACTGGCGAATAGAGCTGTCTTTATTCAGAAGCAATTGCAGATCTCTGCGGAGCGAGAGGAAGGGTTGGCATTGGAAATCATTGAacaggagagagagaaccgGCTCTACctccatcagcagcagcaacaacaacaacaacaacaacaacaacaacaacaacaacaacaacaacaacaacaacaacaacggcagcagcagcagcgtaTTGGTAGCGATTTTGGCCAGCAAGAACCCGAACTCGAGGACCAAATCGGCAGGCTGAGGCTACATGACGATGATCACGATGTTGATGTGGACTCCTTGAGTCAGGGCGGCGATGGGAACCCTCACCCCACGaccggtgaagaagaggactcTTATCAACAAGGAAGCTGGTAG
- a CDS encoding uncharacterized protein (COG:L; EggNog:ENOG503PXQB), with protein sequence MASSATPATPTLPKSSSPYIIDKKPIACGKYQGLGVLTYIDPRDKDEVIRERDFVFLRNYPDLHQPVGMLVPNIYRDSRGRWCTILVQQFRPQYEADTIEFPAGFVSRRRAETAEQAAVRELEEETTKTGSVIGPTSPPLTSEPVPIVAKLSAVFVCARDKDGEEEGQQRLDKGEFTVEWEVPLRELETKLNELRDQHDVVVDPRVWMFAMGIRYAQELEL encoded by the coding sequence ATGGCATCCTCAGCAACTCCGGCCACACCAACACTGCCCAAGTCAAGCTCCCCCTACATCATAGACAAGAAGCCAATCGCCTGTGGCAAGTACCAAGGCCTCGGTGTTCTCACTTACATCGACCCAAGAGACAAAGACGAAGTGATCCGAGAACGGGACTTTGTCTTCCTCCGCAATTACCCTGACCTGCATCAGCCAGTCGGGATGCTAGTCCCCAACATCTACAGAGACTCCCGGGGCAGGTGGTGCACTATCCTGGTTCAGCAGTTCCGCCCCCAATACGAAGCCGACACGATCGAGTTCCCAGCTGGCTTTGTAAGCCGCCGCAGGGCCGAGACGGCCGAGCAGGCTGCTGTGAgggagctggaagaggaaACTACCAAGACAGGCTCGGTGATTGGGCCAACAAGCCCTCCGTTGACCTCGGAGCCGGTGCCTATTGTTGCGAAGCTCAGCGCAGTTTTTGTTTGTGCGAGAGATaaagatggggaggaagaggggcaGCAGAGGTTGGATAAGGGAGAGTTTACGGTTGAGTGGGAGGTGCCAttgagggagttggagacCAAGCTCAATGAGCTGAGAGATCAACACgacgttgttgttgatcCGAGGGTCTGGATGTTTGCTATGGGAATTCGTTATGCACAGGAGCTCGAATTATAG
- a CDS encoding uncharacterized protein (EggNog:ENOG503P106): MAPLPASPFTCNILETNQENVQGDGNRLLDQFPASYRADPDDLRAPATPELNLIAQEMNVKRLHGIIHLLWLAGRPVPPRPLHYQLALGREITVIERMEAHLVWGSGRIYLKPLPRYLLNPHFWTSYLSCSQCLPRQPLEAGPPPCPHPRLKSCALGFLLSYIALIAYENDFLIAKDKRLIPSEITWPQWRQLVREVLAGDGHGDGDGANRLYAHVNPRFIYGELRLNRLNLIFFALQGPLSTGFVATWNSYGAFYRDNSAWIITVIAYIVLVLSAAQVGLSTTRLAESDAFQDASYGFTIFSLVVPLFALAMLVGLSAVLWAYNVVRTRRFEAKRSKILGRAWRGEKTESQQR, encoded by the coding sequence ATGGCGCCCTTACCAGCATCGCCCTTTACGTGCAATATTCTAGAGACAAATCAGGAAAACGTTCAAGGCGACGGGAACAGGCTTCTTGACCAGTTTCCTGCATCGTATCGGGCTGATCCCGACGACTTGCGGGCCCCAGCTACCCCCGAGTTAAACCTCATCGCCCAGGAGATGAATGTCAAGAGGCTGCATGGGATCATCCACCTACTGTGGCTTGCAGGGCGGCCCGTCccgcctcgccctctccattACCAGCTAGCCCTAGGGCGAGAGATCACCGTCATCGAACGAATGGAAGCCCACCTAGTCTGGGGCTCAGGCCGGATCTACCTCAAGCCCTTACCGCGCTACCTTCTAAACCCACACTTCTGGACCAGCTacctctcctgctcccaaTGCCTCCCCCGACAACCCCTAGAAGCCGGCCCACCCCCTtgcccccacccccgccttAAAAGCTGCGCCCTCggattcctcctctcctaCATCGCCCTCATAGCCTATGAAAACGACTTCCTCATCGCCAAGGACAAACGCCTCATCCCATCAGAAATCACCTGGCCCCAATGGCGCCAGCTAGTCCGCGAAGTCCTCGCCGGCGACGGCcacggcgacggcgacggtgCCAACCGTTTGTACGCCCACGTCAACCCCCGATTCATCTACGGCGAGCTGAGGCTCAACAGGCTGAAcctcatcttcttcgccctccAGGGTCCCCTCTCCACCGGGTTCGTAGCCACCTGGAATTCCTACGGGGCTTTCTACCGCGACAACTCGGCCTGGATCATCACCGTCATAGCTTACATCGTCCTTGTCCTGTCTGCCGCCCAGGTCGGTCTTTCGACGACCCGGCTGGCCGAGAGCGACGCTTTCCAGGACGCGTCGTATGGCTTCACTATATTTTCATTGGTCGTTCCGCTCTTTGCTCTCGCCATGCTCGTCGGTTTGTCGGCTGTTCTGTGGGCGTACAATGTGGTGAGGACGAGGCGGTTCGAGGCCAAAAGATCAAAAATTCTTGGGAGGGCCTGGCGAGGGGAGAAGACAGAGTCGCAACAACGATAG
- the wis1 gene encoding MAP kinase kinase Wis1 (EggNog:ENOG503NUU7; COG:T), translated as MADDNPRSDPVTPDEFAMSSPTSPASIDESSEASTPLDPPSSSSDAQPGFGSPSSDPPRRVPSLRTVSDPQGSAHMNPTSSVAGILNNARRPPPSANSLPMDIMARARALQEQRMGMARANAGASPMGGMSLNMGGMGGSISGGPMGAQMGGPMGGPMGGPMSGGLSGGLKLPGGMARPLPPGFAKSAPAVPGTGPRKPLSLSERRAMKMGNISESGTPSPAGTPKLSDMNQGDGPKRPSLNGEKHSSKLMDFKNYIDADKGWITFEGAATITRTGVNFAGGQTFSISLDEIDVMDELGKGNYGTVYKVRHARPKAPRFGQGLSHFKPLSRQSSLSEEDASAESPLSPTSNSGRTTSGVVMAMKEIRLELDEAKFTTILKELVILHECVSPYIIDFYGAFYQEGAVYMCIEYMDGGSIDKIYAGGIPENVLRKITYATIMGLKSLKDDHNIIHRDVKPTNILVNTNGQVKICDFGVSGNLVASIAKTNIGCQSYMAPERISGGAMAGAADGSYNVQSDIWSLGLTIIECAMGRYPYPPEISSTIFSQLSAIVEGDPPDLPDEGYSASAKDFVRCCLNKIPAKRHTYPMLLQHPWIKALGKPETITEDAEAEDAAADDELADAAGAMSIATPSGHIGQGDYEVAEWVNSVLDRKKNGLLGDLANKPALHAAPLDAVSPAGSPMTGA; from the exons ATGGCGGACGACAACCCCCGATCGGACCCGGTAACTCCAGACGAGTTTGCCATGAGCAGTCCAACCTCACCCGCTTCCATTGACGAGTCCTCGGAAGCCAGCACACCTCTTGACCCCCCCAGTTCGAGTTCTGATGCCCAGCCGGGCTTTGGATCGCCTTCCAGCGACCCACCCCGCCGTGTACCCTCTCTCAGAACGGTTTCCGATCCTCAGGGCAGCGCGCACATGAACCCGACTTCGAGTGTCGCTGGCATTCTCAACAATGCTAGGAGACCGCCACCAAGTGCTAACAGCCTGCCCATGGACATCATGGCAAGAGCACGCGCATTACAAGAGCAACGCATGGGTATGGCCCGGGCCAATGCTGGTGCTTCCCCTATGGGCGGCATGAGTCTGAACATGGGAGGCATGGGAGGGTCAATATCAGGAGGGCCGATGGGAGCGCAG ATGGGAGGACCGATGGGAGGACCGATGGGAGGACCGATGTCGGGTGGCTTATCGGGCGGGCTCAAGCTCCCCGGTGGCATGGCCCGACCATTGCCCCCTGGCTTTGCCAAGTCAGCTCCGGCTGTGCCGGGGACTGGACCAAGGAAGCCTCTAAGCTTGAGCGAGAGGAGGGCCATGAAGATGGGGAATATATCAGAGTCAGGGACCCCTTCGCCGGCCGGTACACCCAAGCTGTCGGATATGAACCAGGGTGACGGGCCAAAACGGCCGTCTTTGAACGGAGAAAAGCACAGCTCGAAGCTTATGGACTTCAAGAATTACATCGACGCCGATAAGGGTTGGATCACCTTCGAAGGGGCGGCGACGATTACTCGCACGGGTGTCAACTTCGCCGGCGGGCAgaccttttccatctctttGGACGAAATCGACGTCATGGATGAACTCGGCAAGGGCAACTACGGCACTGTGTACAAGGTGCGCCATGCCCGACCAAAAGCACCACGCTTTGGGCAAGGCTTGTCCCATTTCAAGCCGCTTTCCCGCCAATCCTCTCTgtccgaggaggacgccTCCGCCGAGTCGCCATTAAGTCCAACCTCAAATAGCGGGCGGACCACCTCTGGTGTTGTCATGGCAATGAAAGAGATCCGACTCGAGCTGGACGAAGCCAAGTTTACGACCATTCTCAAGGAGCTGGTTATTCTCCACGAGTGTGTTTCCCCGTACATCATCGATTTCTATGGTGCCTTCTACCAAGAAGGTGCCGTCTATATGTGTATCGAATATATGGACGGTGGCAGTATCGACAAGATATATGCTGGCGGTATTCCCGAGAATGTCCTGCGGAAAATTACCTATGCCACGATTATGGGTCTCAAAAGCCTCAAGGACGaccacaacatcatccaTCGCGACGTCAAGCCTACAAATATTCTAGTCAACACCAACGGACAAGTCAAAATTTGCGATTTCGGTGTCTCGGGCAACCTTGTGGCAAGTATCGCCAAGACCAACATTGGCTGCCAGAGCTACATGGCTCCGGAACGTATCAGCGGAGGCGCGATGGCCGGTGCTGCAGATGGCTCGTACAATGTCCAGAGTGATATCTGGAGCTTAGGCTTGACCATTATCGAGTGTGCCATGGGAAGATACCCCTATCCGCCCGAGATCTCGAGCACCATCTTCAGCCAGCTCAGT GCCATTGTGGAGGGAGATCCGCCAGACCTCCCCGACGAGGGCTATTCCGCCTCTGCCAAAGACTTTGTCCGCTGCTGTCTCAATAAGATTCCTGCCAAACGTCACACCTACCCCATGCTCCTCCAACATCCCTGGATCAAGGCCCTCGGCAAGCCCGAGACTATCACAGAGGacgccgaagccgaagatgCGGCCGCGGATGACGAACTGGCGGACGCAGCGGGTGCGATGAGCATTGCCACCCCCTCAGGTCATATAGGACAAGGGGACTATGAGGTGGCCGAGTGGGTGAATAGTGTTTTGGACCGCAAGAAGAACGGGCTGCTGGGTGATTTGGCAAACAAGCCGGCTTTGCACGCTGCACCGCTTGATGCGGTGAGTCCTGCGGGCAGTCCAATGACTGGCGCTTGA
- a CDS encoding uncharacterized protein (COG:S; BUSCO:EOG092624SJ; EggNog:ENOG503NUHS), which yields MGFLELRAPTALRSAMMAAGEPWDNQISLTGSSPLAILTSSHDSHPPLDHLVLLVFGAVLEVVCVSLPGYVIARLGHFDADKQKFLANLNVMLFTPCLIFTKLASQLNAEKLVELGVIPIIFVIQTLVSYFVSRVVGKCFGFNRRASNFVTAMGVFGNSNSLPISLVISLSQTLKGLHWDRIKDDNDEEVAARGILYLMIFQQLGQLVRWSWGYHVLLAPKDKYDEYADETVEEGRYGALSPDGSSETQGLLVGVHPDTVGIERPSSPTHTDDSAVYEPAGRTPVAGSSRHSPHESDDEGHDAWKKPTGNCVDGANGTLNQLEGNEEDLNRILSFPRIRNNDEVETPKGVKGLPVRIGRATRKYQAWVTNYICDISRKTYHSLPRPIQTLLSGIYSVCQRVYNFLWEFMNPPLWAMLLAILVASIKDLQELFFKDDTFVKTSVTAALRSSAGVAVPLILVVLGANLARNTQNHETVDPEEKEIGKKLLVASLISRMLLPTLIMAPILALFAKYVPVSILDDPIFVVVCFLLTGAPSALQLAQICQINGVYEGVMGRILFQSYVIWILPSTLVLVMCALEVLEWAA from the exons ATGGGTTTTCTTGAACTTCGGGCGCCCACGGCGTTGCgctcggccatgatggcTGCTGGCGAGCCGTGGGACAATCAAATATCACTAACAGGCTCCTCGCCGCTTGCTATTCTCACATCGTCCCACGACTCGCATCCACCACTCGACCACTTAGTCCTTCTCGTTTTCGGCGCCGTCCTCGAAGTTGTCTGCGTCAGTTTGCCAGGATACGTCATCGCGCGGCTAGGTCACTTTGATGCCGACAAGCAAAAGTTTCTAGCCAACCTCAATGTTATGCTATTCACGCCATGCCTGA TCTTCACCAAGCTCGCCTCCCAATTAAACGCCGAGAAGCTCGTCGAACTCGGcgtcatccccatcatctttgTCATTCAAACACTAGTCTCGTATTTTGTCTCTCGTGTGGTGGGAAAATGCTTTGGCTTCAACCGTCGCGCCTCCAACTTTGTCACCGCCATGGGCGTGTTCGGCAACTCAAACTCGCTGCCGATTTCTCTGGTTATTTCTCTTTCGCAGACACTTAAGGGTCTTCACTGGGACAGGATAAAagatgataatgatgaggaggttgccgCAAGAGGTATCCTGTACCTCATGATTTTCCAGCAACTCGGGCAGCTAGTCAGATGGAGTTGGGGTTACCATGTTCTTTTGGCGCCAAAGGACAAGTATGACGAATATGCCGATGAGACTGTCGAGGAAGGTAGATACGGCGCGCTTTCGCCCGATGGATCATCAGAGACACAGGGTCTTCTCGTGGGTGTTCACCCAGACACCGTAGGCATCGAACGGCCTTCTAGCCCAACTCATACGGATGATTCGGCAGTTTACGAACCTGCCGGTCGAACACCTGTTGCTGGATCCTCGAGACACTCACCTCACGAgtcggatgatgagggccACGATGCCTGGAAGAAACCCACCGGCAACTGTGTTGATGGTGCCAACGGCACTCTTAACCAGCTCGAAGGCAACGAAGAAGATCTTAACCGGATTCTGTCCTTTCCTCGAATTCGTAACAACGATGAGGTTGAGACTCCTAAAGGTGTCAAGGGTCTTCCTGTGCGCATCGGCCGGGCCACGAGGAAATACCAAGCCTGGGTAACCAACTACATCTGCGACATCTCCCGCAAGACGTACCATTCGCTCCCCCGTCCCATCCAGACACTTCTCTCAGGCATCTACTCCGTCTGCCAACGCGTCTACAACTTCCTTTGGGAATTCATGAACCCTCCTCTCTGGGCCAtgctcctcgccatcctggTTGCGTCGATCAAAGACCTTCAAGAGCTGTTCTTTAAGGACGACACCTTTGTGAAGACGTCGGTCACGGCTGCCCTCCGGTCATCGGCCGGCGTTGCCGTCCCTTTGATCCTGGTTGTCTTGGGTGCAAACCTGGCTCGGAATACGCAAAACCATGAGACTGTTGaccccgaggagaaggaaatcGGCAAGAAGCTGCTGGTTGCCAGTTTGATCAGCaggatgctgctgccgaCGTTGATTATGGCGCCTATTTTGGCCCTGTTTGCCAAGTATGTGCCCGTCAGCATCTTGGACGACCCGAtctttgtggtggtgtgcttCCTTTTGACGGGGGCGCCGTCGGCGTTGCAGTTGGCGCAGATTTGCCAGATCAATGGGGTTTATGAGGGGGTTATGGGGAGGATTCTGTTTCAGAGTTATGTTATTTG GATCCTGCCTTCGACACTCGTCCTGGTGATGTGTGCgttggaggttttggagtgGGCTGCGTGA